GGcccgcgcccgccgcccgcccgcaggACCTGGGCGACGCCCTAGCGCTGCTGGCCGCGGACCCGCCCGAGCCCGGcaccgagcccgagcccgagcccgagcccgagccccggcgcctcCCCGAGCTGCTGCGCGCCCTGTGCCGCCGTCTGCGCGCCCGCCGGCCCCGGAGCCCTGACGGTACCgcccgggggcaggggcaggggcaggggctggaggtgcccgggacggggacggggacgggggcGGGCGCTGACGGCGCGGGTCCCTGCAGCTCGCGAGGGGCAGCTGCGGCGCTACCTGAGCCGGGCGCTGGGGCCGCTGCCGGCGGCGCTGGAGGCGCTGGGACCGCGGCCGGAGCTCGCCGACGCCGCCCGGGACCTGCGGGGGCTCgtggggcagctggagctggagcagcgcGGGCCCGACGGGGCGGGCAGGTACCGACCGACCCCCGCCTCCTCCCAAGCCCCGGCCGCCCCGGCCGCCCCGTGACCGGCCGCTCCGTTGCAGCGAGGAGACCAGCGTGGCGCTGCAGGCCGGGgccggcgccggggccggggccgggctgctCGGGGCGGCGGGCTGGGCCGTGCTGGGTGCCGGCAGCCTGGTCGCCGCCGCCTACACGCTGCTGCTGAGCCTGACGCTGGACCGCGCCGGGGCCGCGAGCTGGCTGCGCTCCGCGGGGCTGTCGCTGCTGCAGAGCGCCCTGGTGCAGCCGGTCAAGGTACCGCCCGGCCCGGTCCGGCCCCCTTCCACCCCCCGCCCCGAGCAGCCCGGCCCGGTTCGACCCCCCGGACCCGTCCCGCAGATCGCGGCGCTCCGGTTGCTGCACTCCGAGCTGCGGCCGCGCTGGCTGTGGCACGAGGCGGCGGGGGACCCGCAGCTGCGGCGGGCGCTGGCGTTGCTCGGTGAGTCCCGCGGGACGGGGGTGCGGGGCCGGGGGCACAGGGGTCCCGGCCCGCGCTGACACCCCTCCCCGCAGAGGCCTCGCCCCGCCTGGAGCTTCCCGCCATCCGCGACCGCAGCGACCCCGTGTACCgtcccccgccgccgcccgcccgccccccgcACCGGGACAGCGCCCGGCGCCGCTACCCGCAGCTCCGCGAGATCCTGGGTAGGGGCCGGGGCCCCGGGCCGGGAGCGGCCGCGGGACGAGCCGGAGCCTCGGGCTGACCCCCGGTCCCCGCAGGGCAGGCGCTGTGGCTGGCCGCGCTGTGCGCGCTGTGCGGGGCGGAGCGGAGCCCGGCCCAGCCGCTCCTCGCCCGCGCCCTCAGCCTGGGGCTCCGCGGCCTCGGCCCCGTGCGGGAGCCGCCCGCCTTCTGGGCCTGGGCCGAGCGCGCGCTGCTGCCCGCCCCGGACGGGGCCCGCCCCGGTGAGCTCCGcgcgggcggcggggcggggcggggcgggtccCGGGGGCGCGGGTCCGGACAGGTCCCAGGTCAGCGCTGGGGGCTGTGCGGGGCCCGGCCCGCGTGTGCCCCgagctgcccaccccccccccccgctcccctcgcCCCGCAGGCCTGGTGGCGGACGGGccctcgctgctgctgggtgcGGTGCAGCTGCGGCAGGTGCGGGCGCGCCCGGGACCGCGGGCCTCTTGCCAGCTCCCGGACACGGCGGCCTACGGTCCCGGCTGGAGCGCCCCGGACCCGGACCCGCGCCCGCACCCGTGGGCGCACCGGGATGCGGGCGGCGGCTACGTGGCCGAGCTGGGCGCCAACTCCAGCCACGCGCGCAGGTaggcggggaggggccgggccgggccgggcctgggGGCTCGTGGGGGACCCGGCGCCCGCTCACAGCGCTTCCCCCCAGGCTGCTGCGGGCGCTGCGGGACGGCGCGTGGCTGGACGGCCGCACGTGCGCGCTGCGCCTCGACTTCACAGCCTACAACGCGGCCACGGGGCTCCTGGGCCTGGCCGCGCTCGAGCTCCGCGCCGACGGCCTGGGTGagccccgcacccccccccccacacgcaccGGCCCGCCTtgcaccccccgccccgcacTGAGGCCGCCCCCCCGCAGGAGCCCTGGTGCCGCGGGCCGAGCTGCTCACGCTGCGGCTGCACGGCGGCGGCCCCGGCTTGGCCTGGCTCGCGCTCGGCCtcgggctgctgctgctccgcgcCGCGCGGCAGGTGAGGCGGGGACGGGCGGGCGCTGCGCACGGTGGGGGCGAGGGGTGCGGGGGGTGCGGGCCGCGGTGACGGGCGCTGCGCGGGCGGGGGGTGCGGGCCGCGGTGACGGGAGCTGCGCGGGATGCGGGGAGCAGTGCGGGCTGCAGTGACGGGCGCTGCGCGGGCGGGGGGTGTGGGCCGCGGTGACGGGCGCTGCgcgggcggggggtgcgggggggTGCGGGCCGCGGTGACGGGCGCTGCGCGGGCGCGGGATGCGGGGAGCGGTGCGGGCTGCGGTGACGGGCGCTGCGCAGGGCCGGCGGCTGTGGCGGCAGCGGAGCGGCTACTTCCGCGGCGGCGGGAACGCGCTGGAGCTGGGAGCGGTGCTGCTGGCTCTAGCGGCCGTGGCGCTGCACGTGCAGCGCGGGGCGGTGCGGGATCGCCTCGTGGCCGAGCAGCGCCGGGACCGCGGCAGGTGagcggggcgggaggggggacGGGACACGACACGGCCCCGTGGCCCGACCGAGGGCCGCGGGGGCTACGGGCTCCACTCCCCTCCCGCAGGTTCGTGAGCTTCTCCCCCGCGGCCGAGCTGGACGCGGCGCTCACGCACGTGCTGGCTGCGTTGCTGGCGCTCGGCGCGGCGCGGCTGTGCGGGCTGCTGCGCCCCGTGCCCCGCGCCCTGCGCCGCGCCTGGCGGGACGGGGCCGCCTCCGC
Above is a genomic segment from Alligator mississippiensis isolate rAllMis1 chromosome 10, rAllMis1, whole genome shotgun sequence containing:
- the LOC132243616 gene encoding zinc finger X-linked protein ZXDB-like, with product MRGAVRAAVTGAARAGGVGRGDGRCAGGGCGGVRAAVTGAARARDAGSGAGCGDGRCAGPAAVAAAERLLPRRRERAGAGSGAAGSSGRGAARAARGGAGSPRGRAAPGPRQVSGAGGGTGHDTAPWPDRGPRGLRAPLPSRRFVSFSPAAELDAALTHVLAALLALGAARLCGLLRPVPRALRRAWRDGAASALALLVLPLGSALAGTVMLSWRPAASRAAPRASASLLRLLAGSGDHAAVCSLDPAPAALLAGCSLASLVCLLLGLVSALPAACAREEAAQEPALVLELQLLLRDFRSLLGILHPAPPRPEPASPAPAPIFFPAPPRAPASQ